TAAGTATATAAGTATAACTAAAAATGTACGTCACATCACTATTAATAGCAATACTTCATAGTAAAAATAGCATCGCCTTTTCTAACTAGCGTATATCCATCATGATAGACGTCCTGTATCAAAGACAGCATAATAAACTGCCTATTACTAGGCAAATTGCGCTATTGGATACCAATTTGAGCTACTAAAAGGAATACTTTAGCCGCTCATATTCGTTATAATCCGTTCACCAATCAAAAACTACTAATCGTTAATGAGGAAACCACTATGGTGAAGTGTCACTTATCGACCATCATGGGCGAAAGACGCCTTAAAATTGCCGATGTCGCAAGAGATACTGGTATCAATCGTGGCACCATTACTCGCATGTATCATGAAGAAGCCACCCGAGTTGATCTAGATATCATCGAGTCTTTATGCACGTATCTTAGAATCAATGTTGGTGATTTATATGAAATCATAAATGAGGACAGCAGTGAATCACCTGAGTGAACACCTTCGCTCATAAGACATTATCACCTTTAAAAGTATAAAAAGACCTATAGAAGGTCATTTTCTCTTGCAATAGATTAAAATATAGGTATAATTTGACCTGTAGTAAGTCATTTTATCCATTATTTATACACAATAATCTACAGGAGAATACCAATGAATAACAATCTATCTCGGCTCAACAGCTGCGCTTGGTTTAGTGAACAGACTAAAGCTTTAGCCTCTCAGCTGTTATTCAGCTTACAAGTACAGCAAGGCGTACAACTGGCATCATTACTTGGTGTTGACGCTATTCTTTATAATGATGAAGCGATTTATGTCTGGGTGCAACGACAGATAGATGACGGTCTTATGATTGATGATTATGCGTTAAGTACCCTTGAAACTGCTTTTATAGAGTTGGTCACAGCTCATACTGACCAAGCAGCCTAGTCACTTTAGCTTATATTTACAGACTTCTTGT
This is a stretch of genomic DNA from Psychrobacter sp. P11F6. It encodes these proteins:
- a CDS encoding helix-turn-helix domain-containing protein, yielding MVKCHLSTIMGERRLKIADVARDTGINRGTITRMYHEEATRVDLDIIESLCTYLRINVGDLYEIINEDSSESPE